The proteins below come from a single Deinococcus aestuarii genomic window:
- a CDS encoding ABC transporter permease yields the protein MRQEDLWRLAWRSLTRRPVRTLLTALGLTVAVASMTVFLSLGEGLRQAFRSELESVGPDVQVSRSALSLGLLPSPTLPPGTAAALLRLAPELGIARVTPVAISLRQSLDPAQSAVFYGLPADQGVQALFAGVRAARGRLLVPSDRDRAVAVLGARSARNLGLGVGDELWLSRRASARVVGILAPQNSLTDTFTFLPLGTVQRAFGAGDRLSLVAVKLRRPEEAQRVAGLLSRRLGLEASTRSDVLRFVERLLGSSDAAGLGLSLVSLLVGGLTVVNTVTMGVVERTREFGTLRALGARPAFLRALVLTESLLLALLGGGAGVLLGLVGAWGVNLYTQNLAGIDAAAVTPRLAGLSVGVSLLLGLLAGLLPARAAGRLTVSGALRRP from the coding sequence GTGAGGCAGGAAGACCTGTGGCGACTCGCCTGGCGCAGCCTGACCCGCCGTCCGGTCAGAACCCTGCTCACCGCGCTGGGGCTCACGGTCGCGGTGGCCAGCATGACCGTCTTCCTGTCGCTGGGCGAGGGCCTCCGGCAGGCCTTCAGAAGCGAACTGGAGAGCGTCGGTCCGGATGTTCAGGTCTCCCGAAGTGCCCTGTCCCTGGGCCTGCTGCCCAGCCCCACCCTGCCCCCCGGCACGGCCGCCGCTCTCCTCCGCCTGGCCCCCGAACTGGGGATCGCGCGGGTCACGCCGGTGGCGATCAGCCTGAGGCAGTCGCTCGACCCCGCCCAGAGCGCGGTGTTCTACGGTCTCCCCGCCGACCAGGGGGTGCAGGCCCTGTTCGCCGGGGTGCGCGCGGCCCGGGGGAGGCTGCTGGTCCCCTCTGACCGGGACCGGGCGGTCGCCGTGCTGGGGGCGAGGTCGGCGCGCAACCTGGGGCTGGGGGTGGGGGACGAACTGTGGCTGAGCCGCCGGGCCAGCGCCCGGGTCGTCGGCATCCTGGCGCCCCAGAACAGCCTCACCGACACCTTCACCTTTCTGCCGCTGGGAACGGTCCAGCGGGCCTTCGGCGCGGGGGACCGGCTGTCCCTGGTGGCCGTCAAGCTGCGGCGGCCGGAGGAGGCCCAGCGGGTCGCGGGCCTCCTCTCGCGGCGGCTGGGGCTGGAGGCCAGCACCCGGTCGGACGTGCTGCGCTTCGTGGAGCGGCTGCTGGGGAGCAGTGACGCCGCGGGCCTGGGCCTCTCCCTCGTCTCGCTGCTGGTGGGCGGGCTGACGGTCGTCAACACCGTGACGATGGGCGTGGTCGAGCGCACCCGGGAGTTCGGGACCCTGCGGGCCCTCGGGGCGCGTCCCGCCTTCCTGCGGGCCCTGGTGCTGACGGAAAGTCTGCTGCTTGCGCTGCTGGGCGGCGGCGCCGGGGTGCTGCTGGGTTTGGTCGGCGCCTGGGGCGTCAATCTCTACACGCAGAACCTGGCCGGGATCGACGCGGCCGCCGTCACCCCGCGCTTGGCGGGCCTGAGCGTCGGGGTCTCGTTGCTGCTGGGGCTGCTGGCGGGGCTGCTGCCCGCCCGGGCCGCGGGCCGCCTGACCGTCTCGGGCGCGCTGCGCCGTCCCTGA
- a CDS encoding bifunctional metallophosphatase/5'-nucleotidase, translated as MPTRTLPLAALTLALVACSPEPVPPAQPVTLQFLDVSDWHAQLDPLSVGSGAVAYQVGGAAVLSAYFKQDRANNPNTLTLTGGDAYGASPPLSSFFGEVPAVEAMNAMGFDADTFGNHNFDRGTAFLQGLIDRAKFSYLSANLENLGANLRNVAPYKIFTVGGVKVAVVGLTNPEAPTLVAPGALGTLVVTDPVAAATRARAAALAQGAQVFVAITHLGVTGQDASQTATGPLIDFAGSVRGFDVIFGDHTNEKFSGFVGDALVVENLSKGASYAKVNVTYDLTSRRVTDRVNTFVEPRVDAVTPDPAVEQVLAPYRAQLAQQLDRRVGVATDVFPRGGNVERLQEVALGDLIADAFRARYGTQLAIQNGGSIRSPLPSSYAPQDKNLRRPAPGYQPGPPYDLVAGDVYSVLPFGNTVVTRTVTGTQLYAALENSVSALPGASGRFLQISGFSFTYDVSRPVGSRVVSATLDGGTPIQKDATTYTLALSDFTNSGGDEYTMFADGQGTTREPDAQVVLEYIQGLGTVTPTVGQRIRAVGGN; from the coding sequence ATGCCCACCAGAACCCTGCCGCTCGCCGCCCTGACCCTCGCGCTCGTGGCCTGCTCGCCCGAGCCCGTTCCCCCGGCGCAGCCCGTCACCCTCCAGTTCCTCGACGTGTCCGACTGGCACGCGCAACTCGACCCCCTGAGCGTGGGCAGCGGCGCCGTGGCCTACCAGGTCGGCGGCGCGGCCGTGCTCAGCGCGTACTTCAAGCAGGACCGCGCGAACAACCCCAACACCCTCACCCTCACCGGTGGCGATGCCTACGGGGCGTCCCCGCCCCTGTCGAGCTTCTTCGGCGAGGTGCCCGCCGTGGAGGCCATGAACGCTATGGGCTTCGACGCGGACACCTTCGGCAACCACAACTTCGACCGGGGCACGGCCTTCCTCCAGGGGCTCATCGACCGGGCCAAGTTCTCGTACCTCTCCGCGAACCTGGAGAACCTGGGCGCGAACCTGAGGAACGTGGCCCCGTACAAGATCTTCACCGTCGGTGGGGTGAAGGTCGCCGTGGTCGGGCTGACCAACCCGGAGGCGCCCACCCTGGTCGCGCCGGGCGCGCTGGGCACCCTGGTGGTCACGGACCCCGTCGCCGCGGCGACCCGGGCGCGGGCCGCCGCGCTCGCCCAGGGCGCCCAGGTCTTCGTGGCGATCACGCACCTGGGGGTGACCGGTCAGGACGCCTCGCAGACGGCCACCGGGCCCCTGATCGATTTCGCGGGGAGCGTGCGCGGCTTCGACGTGATCTTCGGCGACCACACCAACGAGAAGTTCAGCGGCTTCGTGGGGGACGCCCTGGTCGTGGAGAACCTCAGCAAGGGCGCGAGCTACGCGAAGGTGAACGTCACCTACGACCTGACCAGCCGCCGGGTGACGGACCGGGTGAACACCTTCGTCGAGCCGCGGGTGGACGCCGTCACGCCCGACCCGGCCGTCGAGCAGGTGCTCGCCCCCTACCGCGCCCAGCTCGCCCAGCAGCTCGACCGCCGAGTAGGGGTGGCGACCGACGTGTTCCCCCGTGGGGGCAATGTCGAGCGGTTGCAGGAGGTCGCGCTGGGCGACCTGATCGCGGACGCCTTCCGGGCGCGCTACGGCACCCAGCTCGCCATTCAGAACGGCGGGAGCATCCGCAGCCCGCTGCCCTCCAGCTACGCGCCGCAGGACAAGAACCTGCGACGGCCCGCTCCCGGGTACCAGCCGGGACCGCCCTACGACCTGGTGGCGGGGGACGTGTACTCGGTGCTGCCCTTCGGGAACACCGTCGTGACCCGTACCGTGACCGGGACGCAGCTGTACGCCGCGCTGGAGAACAGCGTCTCGGCCCTGCCCGGCGCAAGTGGACGTTTCCTGCAGATCTCGGGCTTCTCGTTCACGTACGACGTGAGCCGGCCGGTGGGGTCGCGCGTCGTCAGTGCCACCCTCGACGGCGGCACGCCGATTCAGAAGGACGCCACGACGTACACCCTGGCGCTCAGCGACTTCACCAACAGCGGGGGGGACGAGTACACCATGTTCGCTGACGGGCAGGGCACGACCCGTGAACCCGACGCGCAGGTCGTGCTCGAGTACATCCAGGGGCTCGGCACGGTGACGCCCACGGTCGGGCAGCGCATTCGGGCGGTGGGCGGGAACTGA
- a CDS encoding TlpA family protein disulfide reductase, translated as MPLLMRAVQAGEPVVLLNVGEPAERVGAFLGAYPATSATWLGGEAVTGTLRVSGFPTTLAVNARGRIVARHLGPLSSAQLQTLIRQAKETR; from the coding sequence ATGCCGCTCCTGATGCGGGCGGTCCAGGCGGGGGAACCCGTGGTGCTGCTAAATGTCGGTGAACCGGCCGAGCGGGTGGGGGCGTTCCTGGGCGCCTACCCGGCCACGAGCGCCACCTGGTTGGGCGGGGAGGCGGTTACCGGGACGCTGCGGGTCAGCGGCTTTCCCACCACCCTGGCCGTGAACGCGCGGGGCCGGATCGTTGCCCGGCACCTCGGCCCGCTCAGCAGCGCCCAGCTGCAAACCCTGATCCGGCAGGCGAAAGAGACCCGCTGA
- a CDS encoding alpha/beta hydrolase family protein: MSHPLRLALLLAGLSAAPAAQARLAQTENAPLSIERMRARAYPGSALTTRQTLRPGAGYERRVVSYLSDGLRINALLTVPNGTPPKGGWPAIVFNHGYIPPQQYRTTERYVAYIDAFARAGFVVLKPDYRGHGSSQGEPAGTAYWSPEYTVDVLNAFSSLQKLEGVNPKRIGMWGHSMGGHITLRAMTINPQIKAGNIWAGVVGPYDLIFRDLPRWGSGSEGNDPRARMLARYGTPAQNPDLYRAISPNFFLSDLKGRPLQLHHGTGDTHVPLSLSQALAGGLKAAGQPYTFFTYPGDDHNLSRNLSVALGRSVEFFRKNL; encoded by the coding sequence ATGTCCCACCCCTTGCGCCTCGCCCTGCTGCTCGCCGGCCTGAGTGCGGCCCCGGCCGCCCAGGCCCGACTCGCCCAGACGGAGAACGCTCCCCTCTCCATCGAGCGGATGCGGGCGCGCGCCTACCCCGGCAGCGCCCTCACCACCCGCCAGACGCTCCGCCCGGGCGCGGGGTATGAACGGCGCGTGGTGTCCTACCTCTCGGACGGGCTGCGCATCAATGCCCTGCTCACGGTTCCCAACGGCACGCCGCCCAAGGGGGGGTGGCCCGCCATCGTGTTCAACCACGGGTACATCCCTCCCCAGCAGTACCGGACCACCGAGCGGTACGTCGCCTACATCGACGCCTTCGCCCGCGCCGGGTTCGTCGTCCTGAAGCCCGACTACCGGGGCCACGGCAGCTCCCAGGGCGAGCCCGCCGGAACCGCCTACTGGTCGCCGGAGTACACCGTCGACGTGCTCAACGCCTTTTCCTCCCTCCAGAAGTTGGAGGGCGTGAACCCAAAGCGGATCGGCATGTGGGGCCACTCGATGGGCGGTCACATCACCCTGCGCGCCATGACCATAAACCCCCAGATCAAGGCGGGCAACATCTGGGCGGGCGTCGTCGGGCCGTACGACCTGATCTTCCGGGACCTGCCCCGCTGGGGGAGCGGGTCCGAGGGAAATGACCCCCGCGCCCGGATGCTCGCACGGTACGGCACGCCCGCCCAGAATCCCGACCTGTACCGGGCGATCTCCCCCAACTTCTTCCTCTCGGACCTGAAAGGGCGGCCCCTCCAGCTTCACCACGGCACCGGGGACACCCACGTTCCCCTCAGCCTCTCCCAGGCGCTGGCAGGGGGCCTGAAGGCCGCGGGGCAGCCGTACACCTTCTTCACCTACCCCGGCGACGATCACAACCTCAGCCGGAACCTGAGCGTCGCGCTCGGGCGGTCCGTGGAGTTCTTCCGGAAGAACCTCTAG